A window of Fictibacillus halophilus contains these coding sequences:
- a CDS encoding acid-soluble spore protein N: protein MSNPKRFPEDFVPNHIGTQPRESNSNNGKKMANKSHDHADYVPPKGK, encoded by the coding sequence TTGAGTAATCCAAAACGCTTTCCTGAAGATTTTGTTCCAAACCATATCGGCACTCAACCGCGTGAGAGCAACAGTAACAATGGAAAAAAGATGGCTAACAAATCGCACGATCATGCTGATTATGTACCACCAAAAGGAAAATAA
- the tlp gene encoding small acid-soluble spore protein Tlp produces the protein MNKPNRDDRSNNVERLEQMVQNTEQNISEANQTAANTELTASQKEQIKEKNQHRQESIEQFQNEIQEEKAYREGNDLQ, from the coding sequence ATGAACAAACCAAACCGAGACGATCGAAGCAATAATGTTGAACGATTAGAACAAATGGTTCAAAACACAGAACAGAACATTTCAGAAGCTAACCAGACTGCAGCTAACACAGAACTTACTGCAAGCCAAAAAGAACAGATCAAAGAGAAGAATCAACATAGACAAGAATCCATTGAGCAGTTTCAAAATGAGATTCAAGAAGAAAAGGCTTATAGAGAAGGCAACGACCTTCAATAA
- a CDS encoding GNAT family N-acetyltransferase, protein MPNGDKFFFTAKNGEEIILRPVEEKDAADITQHIEAIVKAGRYLQKEELHSVSEEIEFIHEVKRKGNLYTAVERNGKVVGIARVLKGELQMKKHTGVFRTWIHPEAQGLGIGKELLAHTLRWGENNNLHKIWLTVFSGNEKAVKVYEKAGFIIEGKQRDQVIIEGEYEDEYFMAYFFNSTQK, encoded by the coding sequence ATGCCAAATGGGGACAAATTCTTCTTTACAGCAAAAAATGGGGAAGAGATCATCTTAAGACCAGTAGAAGAAAAAGATGCAGCAGATATCACACAACATATAGAAGCGATCGTAAAAGCCGGTAGATACCTTCAAAAAGAGGAGCTGCATTCAGTTTCAGAAGAGATTGAGTTTATTCATGAGGTTAAGCGAAAGGGTAATTTGTACACAGCGGTCGAACGTAACGGAAAAGTAGTAGGTATCGCTAGAGTGCTAAAAGGAGAACTTCAAATGAAAAAACACACCGGTGTTTTTAGAACTTGGATTCACCCCGAAGCACAAGGCCTAGGTATTGGAAAAGAACTTCTAGCTCATACGTTAAGATGGGGAGAGAATAACAATTTACATAAGATATGGCTTACTGTTTTTTCCGGAAACGAGAAGGCGGTAAAGGTTTATGAAAAAGCTGGTTTTATAATCGAAGGAAAGCAAAGAGATCAAGTTATTATAGAAGGCGAATATGAAGATGAATACTTCATGGCGTATTTTTTTAACTCAACTCAAAAATAA
- a CDS encoding metallophosphoesterase family protein: MKKILIISDTHMPKKGKRFPEPLLDILRKDIDYIFHAGDWTAQSVYEELKTLAPVYGVKGNVDKESWSHTLPEKVLVYIEDVKIAMVHGHLGKGRSTPERAYRECEKDRADLIIFGHSHIPFHEEKGDTVLFNPGSPTDKRRQKQFSYGIAEIHQSTFTLTHHYFS; encoded by the coding sequence TTGAAAAAAATTTTAATCATTTCTGATACCCATATGCCGAAAAAAGGAAAGAGATTTCCTGAACCACTTTTAGACATACTAAGGAAGGATATCGATTACATATTTCATGCAGGAGACTGGACGGCACAATCTGTTTATGAAGAACTCAAAACGTTAGCGCCTGTTTATGGAGTAAAGGGGAACGTAGACAAAGAGAGTTGGAGCCATACTCTTCCTGAAAAAGTACTTGTCTATATTGAAGATGTAAAAATTGCAATGGTTCATGGACATCTTGGAAAGGGAAGATCGACACCTGAACGCGCATACAGAGAATGCGAAAAAGATCGCGCTGACCTGATCATATTTGGACATTCTCACATCCCGTTTCATGAAGAAAAAGGTGATACGGTACTTTTCAATCCCGGTTCGCCTACAGATAAAAGAAGGCAGAAGCAATTTTCGTATGGCATCGCAGAAATACATCAGTCAACGTTCACACTTACTCATCATTATTTTTCTTAA
- a CDS encoding DEAD/DEAH box helicase — protein sequence MTTFQELGLSPELLQSINNMGFEEATPIQRDTIPTALKGTDLIGQAQTGTGKTAAFGIPLIEKMDTRSRFVQGIVLAPTRELAVQVAEELNKIGQFKGIKTLPIYGGQSIVRQIKALKNGPHIVVGTPGRVQDHINRKTLKLDSVHTVVLDEADEMLNMGFVEDIEKILENVPTERHTMLFSATMPKQIQNLAAKFMKDVLLIKVKASEMTVKNIEQEYVEVKERQKFDALCRFMDIHSPELAIVFGRTKRRVDELSEALSKRGYSAEGIHGDLPQAKRDKVLRAFKNNTIEVLVATDVAARGLDISGVSHVYNFDIPQDPESYVHRIGRTGRAGKTGYALTFITPREIDHLYTIEKITKRKMVKRAIPSVSEAMEGQQQITLEKLMEVVEQDNFNGYKQTAVELLEENDSVTLLAAALKLLTKEPDTTPINLTDEPPLSVKKRRPNNRFSDRRRSGGGPKREGGGGRDNRRSGYSKGERSGSRDGGNRSSSGSRDQSYRSQKRVREDFKNR from the coding sequence TTGACAACATTTCAAGAACTAGGACTAAGTCCTGAGTTGCTTCAATCCATTAATAACATGGGATTTGAGGAAGCAACACCGATTCAGCGTGATACCATTCCAACAGCACTTAAGGGGACTGACCTTATTGGCCAGGCACAAACAGGGACTGGTAAGACAGCTGCGTTTGGTATACCGCTAATCGAAAAAATGGATACTAGATCACGATTCGTTCAAGGAATCGTATTAGCTCCAACTCGTGAGTTAGCTGTTCAAGTAGCAGAAGAACTCAATAAAATCGGTCAATTCAAAGGAATTAAAACATTGCCGATTTATGGTGGACAATCCATTGTTCGACAAATCAAAGCACTTAAAAATGGTCCACACATCGTAGTAGGTACTCCTGGACGTGTGCAAGACCACATCAACAGAAAAACATTGAAACTTGATAGCGTTCATACTGTAGTGCTTGATGAAGCGGACGAAATGCTTAACATGGGATTTGTTGAAGACATTGAAAAGATCTTAGAAAACGTTCCAACAGAACGTCACACGATGCTTTTCTCTGCAACAATGCCTAAGCAGATTCAAAACTTGGCTGCTAAATTCATGAAGGACGTATTGCTTATTAAAGTAAAAGCGTCTGAAATGACAGTAAAGAACATTGAACAAGAGTATGTTGAGGTGAAAGAACGTCAGAAGTTTGATGCGCTTTGCCGCTTTATGGATATTCACTCTCCAGAGCTTGCGATTGTTTTCGGTCGTACGAAGCGTCGTGTAGATGAATTATCTGAAGCTTTAAGCAAACGTGGATATTCAGCTGAAGGGATTCACGGTGACCTTCCGCAAGCAAAACGTGACAAAGTGTTACGCGCGTTCAAAAACAACACGATCGAAGTTCTTGTTGCCACAGACGTAGCTGCTCGTGGTCTTGACATCTCTGGTGTATCACACGTTTATAACTTCGATATTCCTCAAGATCCAGAAAGCTATGTTCACCGTATTGGACGTACTGGTCGTGCAGGAAAAACTGGTTATGCATTAACGTTTATCACGCCACGTGAAATCGATCACCTATACACGATCGAAAAAATCACAAAACGTAAAATGGTAAAACGTGCCATTCCTTCTGTATCAGAAGCAATGGAAGGACAACAGCAGATCACGCTTGAAAAGTTGATGGAAGTTGTAGAGCAAGATAACTTTAACGGTTATAAGCAAACAGCGGTTGAATTACTTGAAGAGAACGATTCAGTAACACTATTAGCTGCAGCGCTTAAGCTTCTTACAAAAGAACCTGATACGACTCCGATCAACCTTACAGATGAGCCGCCATTATCAGTTAAAAAGAGACGTCCTAATAATCGTTTCTCTGATCGTAGACGTTCTGGAGGAGGCCCTAAAAGAGAGGGTGGAGGCGGAAGAGATAATCGCCGTTCTGGATACTCTAAAGGCGAGCGCAGTGGTTCTCGTGATGGTGGAAACCGCAGCAGCAGCGGCAGCCGTGATCAATCATACCGTTCACAAAAACGTGTTCGTGAAGATTTTAAAAACAGATAA
- a CDS encoding Na+/H+ antiporter NhaC family protein, which yields MDQNWVSVIPFLVVIPIAIKTKQVLPGLIAGLLTGSYLLHPSLVGGLEKMVQFLVKGLVDPKNIKILVFLYAFSGLISMIKLSGGIKGFVEEASNRIETKKGALLLTYVSTIGTFAAPSFRFVTIAPIMRALLKKVKMSTQELGFVIETTATPIIVLIPIATAFVGYMTSIVDISLKNENITADPYSLFIQSIPFNFFSFVMIIVGIYLSFFHHSKSTEETDPKDVGESEEDDWHSCDPAVHKELPNKPWNLLIPLILVVFLTLLLTWWDGYKKTKGSFFEAFISADVMDAMLIALLFTTIFTFLFLRFQKMKTGDLLNGFIFGGNELMSVIVLLAVVWGLSSVTEELGFSAFVTRYAGWIPGSVIVPLLFIFGCAVSYFIGSAWGTWGILMPLGVSMAGVADVSLPLVIGAVFASGTFGAFASPLSDDTNTIARILNLSVITYARYKLKPALIAAGITAVLYGATVFFI from the coding sequence ATGGATCAAAATTGGGTTTCTGTCATCCCGTTCTTAGTGGTAATCCCTATAGCAATCAAGACTAAACAAGTTCTCCCAGGTTTGATCGCTGGTCTATTGACCGGCTCATATCTTCTCCACCCTTCTCTTGTTGGCGGTTTAGAGAAGATGGTCCAATTTTTAGTCAAGGGACTAGTAGATCCTAAAAACATTAAGATTTTAGTGTTTCTGTATGCTTTTTCCGGACTCATCTCAATGATTAAACTTTCTGGAGGAATTAAAGGTTTTGTAGAAGAAGCGTCTAACAGGATTGAAACAAAAAAAGGAGCATTATTGCTTACTTATGTTTCTACGATCGGAACTTTTGCAGCTCCAAGTTTTCGTTTCGTTACGATCGCTCCGATCATGAGAGCTCTTTTAAAAAAGGTAAAGATGTCTACTCAAGAGCTCGGTTTTGTCATTGAGACAACTGCAACTCCCATTATTGTGTTGATACCAATCGCTACCGCTTTTGTTGGATACATGACTTCAATTGTAGACATATCTTTGAAAAACGAAAATATTACCGCAGATCCGTATTCCCTTTTTATACAAAGCATTCCGTTTAACTTTTTCTCTTTTGTCATGATCATTGTAGGAATCTACCTAAGCTTCTTTCATCATTCAAAATCAACAGAAGAAACAGATCCGAAAGATGTGGGTGAAAGTGAAGAGGATGACTGGCATAGTTGTGATCCTGCCGTACACAAAGAACTTCCAAACAAACCTTGGAACTTACTTATTCCACTCATCTTAGTCGTCTTTCTTACTCTATTGTTAACGTGGTGGGATGGTTACAAAAAAACGAAAGGAAGTTTTTTTGAAGCCTTTATTTCAGCAGATGTTATGGATGCAATGCTGATCGCTCTGTTGTTTACCACAATATTCACGTTTCTTTTCCTTCGTTTTCAAAAAATGAAAACAGGTGATCTGTTGAATGGGTTTATTTTTGGTGGTAACGAATTAATGAGTGTCATTGTACTATTAGCTGTAGTTTGGGGCTTATCTTCCGTTACTGAAGAACTTGGTTTCTCAGCTTTTGTAACGAGATACGCAGGATGGATTCCTGGATCAGTTATCGTCCCTCTATTGTTTATCTTCGGCTGTGCTGTCTCCTATTTTATTGGATCTGCCTGGGGTACGTGGGGAATATTGATGCCTCTCGGAGTATCGATGGCAGGAGTGGCGGATGTTTCTTTGCCTCTTGTGATCGGAGCGGTCTTTGCAAGTGGAACATTCGGAGCGTTCGCTTCACCTTTAAGTGATGATACGAATACGATCGCACGCATCTTAAACCTATCCGTCATCACCTATGCACGATACAAACTTAAACCTGCATTAATAGCTGCCGGAATAACAGCTGTACTATACGGAGCCACTGTATTCTTCATTTGA
- a CDS encoding HesB/YadR/YfhF family protein: MNEDTAKYVINDLQASSNDSIRFFVRLGGCSTVQDGFSLGLTKDTPKHPAAEILVENHKFFIEQEDEWFFDGNDLTVSITDGEIKYDFNENKS, encoded by the coding sequence ATGAATGAAGATACTGCAAAATACGTAATCAATGATCTTCAAGCATCCTCGAACGATTCCATCCGTTTTTTCGTTCGCCTTGGAGGATGCAGTACGGTACAAGACGGCTTTTCGTTAGGACTTACAAAAGATACACCAAAACATCCAGCTGCTGAAATTCTTGTAGAGAATCATAAATTTTTCATCGAGCAAGAAGATGAATGGTTTTTTGATGGAAACGATCTGACCGTTTCCATTACAGATGGAGAAATAAAGTACGATTTTAACGAGAACAAAAGCTAG
- a CDS encoding acyl-CoA thioesterase: protein MKFVESSVDVRYAETDQMGVVYHANYLVWFEIGRTKLIEHLGFKYADMEREGILSPVTDIQASYKKPLTYGQKAHIKTAVKEYSGIKVVYYYEIFNDQNELCVTGESTHVCVKKENFRPISIKKYFPEWHEAYMEMSRTE from the coding sequence ATGAAATTTGTTGAAAGTAGCGTTGATGTTAGATATGCAGAGACAGATCAGATGGGTGTCGTGTATCATGCGAACTATTTGGTTTGGTTTGAGATCGGTAGAACAAAGCTCATTGAACATTTAGGGTTTAAATATGCAGACATGGAAAGAGAAGGGATCCTTTCTCCCGTAACAGACATTCAAGCTTCTTATAAAAAACCCTTAACATATGGACAAAAAGCCCATATTAAAACAGCTGTAAAAGAATATTCGGGAATCAAGGTTGTTTATTATTATGAGATCTTTAACGATCAAAACGAGTTATGTGTTACAGGGGAATCCACTCATGTTTGTGTGAAAAAAGAAAATTTTCGACCGATCTCCATCAAAAAATATTTTCCTGAGTGGCATGAAGCGTATATGGAAATGAGCAGAACTGAATAA
- a CDS encoding FbpB family small basic protein, translating to MRKNRKMNFRELVNENKRQLLKDESYIEQLEIKLEEKHMKKA from the coding sequence ATGAGGAAAAATCGAAAAATGAATTTTAGAGAACTCGTGAATGAGAACAAAAGACAATTGCTGAAAGATGAGTCTTATATTGAACAGCTGGAAATCAAACTCGAAGAAAAACATATGAAAAAAGCATAA
- a CDS encoding uracil-DNA glycosylase family protein, with translation MDIQSFFEEATALYSVQDLVSEHTNMIFILESPHKEEIKSGVPLAGLSGRSMAKELFAVEDSLPMGKLLKQYINESKKTVFGIVNVCPFPLQGAAYPDPPFVNRYRDEIKIAEAVRTSSTKVFKDEVRASFDQLLLSHFESRLTSLIKGNTIIIPCGRFAEKYVNKLSIKENLTIIEGVPHPSYNSWSRARYKDVINKVREEGKKRTS, from the coding sequence GTGGATATTCAATCTTTTTTTGAAGAAGCAACAGCCCTTTATAGCGTTCAAGATTTAGTTTCTGAACATACGAATATGATATTTATTTTAGAATCACCTCATAAAGAGGAGATCAAATCTGGAGTACCTTTGGCTGGTCTATCAGGCAGATCGATGGCGAAAGAATTATTTGCAGTCGAAGATAGCCTTCCGATGGGAAAGTTGTTAAAACAGTACATAAACGAGAGTAAGAAAACGGTGTTTGGGATCGTAAATGTTTGTCCGTTTCCATTGCAAGGTGCAGCATATCCTGACCCTCCATTCGTAAACCGATATAGAGATGAGATCAAAATTGCTGAAGCAGTAAGAACTAGTTCAACGAAAGTGTTTAAAGACGAAGTGAGAGCCTCATTCGATCAATTGCTTCTCAGCCATTTCGAAAGTAGGTTAACATCATTGATTAAAGGAAACACGATCATCATTCCATGTGGACGATTCGCAGAGAAATATGTTAACAAACTGTCTATTAAAGAGAATTTAACCATTATAGAAGGTGTCCCACACCCATCTTATAATTCATGGTCTAGAGCTCGTTATAAAGACGTTATAAATAAAGTAAGAGAAGAAGGAAAAAAACGAACCTCCTAA
- the acnA gene encoding aconitate hydratase AcnA, which yields MKRNDVFNARSTFDVNGKEYSYYRLGALEEAGIGNVSKLPYSVKVLLESVLRQFDGKVINKEHVENLAKWGTTELKDIDVPFKPSRVILQDFTGVPAVVDLASLRKAMKDMGGDPSQINPEIPVDLVVDHSVQVDKAGTEDSLAFNMNLEFARNEERYKLLSWAQSAFDNYRAVPPATGIVHQVNLEYLAPVVLTSESEGETIAFPDSLVGTDSHTTMINGLGVLGWGVGGIEAEAGMLGQPSYFPVPEVIGVKLTGTLPNGTTATDLALKVTQVLREKKVVGKFVEFFGPGLADMPLADRATVSNMAPEYGATCGFFPVDEEALNYLRLTGRTEDQIQLVEAYCKANGLFYTAGDADPEFTDVVEINLSEIEPNLSGPKRPQDLIPLSQMKDSFNKALVAPQGNAGFGLTADEINKEVTVKHPNNETSTMKTGAVAIAAITSCTNTSNPYVMLGAGLVAKKAIEKGLKVPGYVKTSLAPGSKVVTRYLEEAGLMSYMDQLGFNLVGYGCTTCIGNSGPLALEVENAISKNDLTVTSVLSGNRNFEGRIHPLVKANYLASPPLVVAYALAGTVDFNLQSDSFGTDKDGNEVYFKDIWPTTEEINEAMKKAVTPELFKKEYERVFDENERWNELKTSADQLYGFDTSSTYIQNPPFFEELSAELKEIQPLKDLKLIAKFGDSVTTDHISPAGAIGKDTPAGRYLIQNGVEPRDFNSYGSRRGNHEVMMRGTFANIRIRNAVAPGTEGGWTTYWPTNQVMSIYDAAMKYKENGTGLMVIAGKDYGMGSSRDWAAKGTTLLGIQTVLAESFERIHRSNLVLMGVLPLQFKDGENAETFGLTGKESFTVSVDETVRPRDLVQVTAVFEDGTEKTFEVVARFDSEVEIEYYRHGGILPMVLRNKLAHSSQTQN from the coding sequence ATGAAAAGAAATGATGTATTTAATGCCCGTTCTACTTTTGATGTGAACGGTAAGGAATATAGCTATTACCGTTTAGGCGCGTTAGAAGAAGCGGGAATTGGTAACGTATCAAAATTACCCTACTCTGTAAAAGTATTATTAGAATCTGTATTAAGACAATTTGATGGAAAAGTAATCAACAAAGAACACGTTGAAAACCTTGCAAAGTGGGGCACGACTGAACTTAAAGATATCGATGTTCCTTTCAAGCCTTCACGTGTTATTCTTCAGGACTTTACAGGAGTACCAGCTGTTGTTGACTTAGCTTCTCTTCGTAAAGCGATGAAGGATATGGGTGGAGACCCTTCTCAGATCAACCCTGAAATTCCAGTTGATCTTGTAGTTGACCACTCTGTACAAGTTGATAAAGCAGGTACGGAAGATTCACTTGCTTTCAACATGAACCTTGAATTTGCTCGAAATGAAGAGCGTTACAAACTTTTGAGCTGGGCTCAATCAGCGTTTGACAACTACCGTGCAGTACCTCCTGCAACAGGTATCGTCCACCAAGTTAACTTAGAGTACTTAGCGCCTGTAGTCCTTACGAGCGAATCTGAAGGTGAAACAATCGCTTTCCCTGATTCACTAGTAGGTACTGATTCTCATACAACAATGATCAATGGTCTTGGAGTATTAGGATGGGGTGTTGGTGGAATTGAAGCGGAAGCGGGTATGTTAGGACAGCCTTCTTACTTCCCGGTTCCAGAAGTAATCGGTGTTAAATTAACAGGCACGCTTCCAAACGGAACGACTGCAACTGACCTTGCACTTAAAGTAACGCAAGTATTGCGTGAAAAGAAAGTAGTAGGAAAGTTTGTTGAATTCTTTGGTCCAGGACTTGCGGATATGCCGCTTGCAGACCGTGCTACGGTTTCAAACATGGCTCCTGAATATGGTGCAACTTGTGGTTTCTTCCCAGTTGACGAAGAAGCTTTAAACTATCTTCGCTTAACAGGTAGAACAGAAGATCAAATTCAGCTTGTAGAAGCGTATTGCAAAGCAAACGGCTTGTTCTATACAGCAGGAGATGCAGATCCAGAATTTACAGACGTTGTTGAAATCAATCTTTCTGAGATTGAACCAAACTTGTCTGGACCAAAACGTCCACAAGATTTGATTCCTTTATCTCAAATGAAAGACAGCTTTAATAAAGCGCTTGTAGCTCCACAAGGAAATGCAGGGTTTGGTCTAACAGCTGATGAAATTAACAAAGAAGTTACTGTTAAGCATCCGAATAACGAAACTTCTACTATGAAGACTGGTGCAGTTGCGATCGCTGCGATCACAAGCTGTACGAATACGTCTAACCCGTACGTAATGTTAGGTGCTGGATTAGTAGCTAAGAAAGCAATCGAAAAAGGCTTAAAAGTTCCTGGCTATGTAAAAACGTCATTAGCTCCGGGATCTAAAGTTGTTACACGTTATTTAGAAGAAGCAGGCTTAATGAGCTATATGGATCAGTTAGGGTTCAACCTTGTTGGTTACGGCTGTACAACATGTATCGGTAACTCAGGTCCTTTGGCGCTTGAAGTTGAAAATGCGATCTCTAAGAACGATCTAACTGTTACTTCCGTACTTTCAGGTAACAGAAACTTTGAAGGACGTATCCATCCTCTTGTAAAAGCCAACTACTTAGCTTCTCCACCGTTAGTAGTAGCATACGCACTTGCAGGAACTGTAGATTTCAATCTTCAATCTGATTCTTTCGGAACAGACAAAGATGGTAACGAAGTTTACTTTAAAGATATTTGGCCAACAACTGAAGAAATCAACGAAGCGATGAAGAAAGCCGTTACTCCAGAATTGTTCAAGAAAGAATACGAGCGTGTATTTGACGAGAACGAACGCTGGAACGAACTGAAGACTTCAGCTGACCAACTGTATGGTTTTGATACATCATCAACATACATTCAAAACCCTCCGTTCTTTGAAGAGCTATCTGCAGAACTTAAAGAGATTCAACCTCTTAAAGATCTTAAGCTTATCGCTAAATTCGGAGATTCTGTTACGACAGACCACATTTCTCCAGCTGGTGCGATCGGAAAAGATACACCTGCAGGAAGATACTTGATTCAAAACGGTGTTGAACCACGTGACTTTAACTCTTACGGTTCTCGTCGTGGTAACCATGAAGTAATGATGCGTGGTACATTTGCGAATATCCGTATTCGTAACGCTGTCGCTCCTGGTACTGAAGGTGGATGGACGACTTACTGGCCAACTAACCAAGTGATGAGCATATATGATGCTGCTATGAAATACAAAGAGAACGGTACGGGCCTTATGGTAATCGCAGGAAAAGATTACGGAATGGGATCATCTCGTGACTGGGCAGCAAAAGGTACTACATTACTTGGAATTCAAACTGTACTTGCTGAAAGCTTCGAACGTATCCACCGTTCAAACCTAGTGTTGATGGGTGTACTTCCTCTTCAATTCAAAGATGGTGAGAATGCTGAGACGTTTGGACTTACAGGTAAAGAGTCATTCACGGTTTCAGTTGATGAAACGGTTAGACCGCGTGATCTTGTTCAAGTAACAGCTGTTTTTGAAGATGGAACAGAAAAAACATTTGAAGTTGTTGCTCGTTTTGACAGCGAAGTTGAGATTGAGTACTACCGTCACGGTGGGATTCTTCCAATGGTACTTCGTAACAAACTTGCACATTCTTCTCAAACTCAAAACTAA